The following DNA comes from Bactrocera neohumeralis isolate Rockhampton unplaced genomic scaffold, APGP_CSIRO_Bneo_wtdbg2-racon-allhic-juicebox.fasta_v2 cluster11, whole genome shotgun sequence.
GAGTACATAGCACTCGGTCACATGAATCCCGTGAAGGACGATTGCTTCGACCCGACGCAATGCTATTACATACCCCATCATGCGGTAACAGGTAAATTTCGTGTGGTATTCAACGCGTCCTGCAAAACCACAAGCGGAGTGTCATTGAACGACACTCAGTTTTCGGGACCACAGCTCCAGGACAATTTGATTGATATTCTTCATCGGTTTCGACGTTATCGAATAGCTATAACAGCCGATGTCAAGAAGATGTTTCGACAGGTTGAGATCAATCCCTTGCATCGTAAATGGCAACGCATCTTGTGGCGGGAATCTCCAGTCGAACCACTACGTAGCTTCGAGTTAGCTACAGTAACGTATGGAATGACAAGCAGTCCATACAATGCGATTCGCTCCTTACGCCAATGTGCTGTAGATAACTACAGCATTGTGGAGGACGAAAACCGGGCTTCTACGGCAAGGAACAGTATCCTTGATGGATTTTACGTCGACGACTATTTGGAAAGTTCTGACTCTCTGGTGGAAGCTGTTAGTTGTGCTCATGATGTCGATGCGATCCTTCGTCAAGGTCAGTTCATTCTTGGCAAATGGAATTCGAACTGCGCCAAAGCACTTCATGCTATCACCGATCCAGAGAAATCTGAAGCAGAAATTGAATTATGCGATTCCAACGCCACTGTGTTAGGCTTACATTGGAATCCGTTGAGCGATGAGCTCTTTTTTAAGGTGACAATTGAAGACTCACATACACTACCAACAAAGCGTAGTATCTTAAGTGACGTTGCAAGGCTGTATGACCCGATTGGTATACTAGCGCCAGCTGTAGTTCTGGCCAAAATGTTCATTCAAACCCTGTGGAGGAAGGATCTTAACTGGGACACTCCATTACCTATAGAATTACAAGACCAGTGGCTCGAATTTCGAAATGGTCTTCATGAACTAGCGCGAGTCCGTGTACCGCGTTGGTTAAGCATGTCACCTCATGCATTTTGTACACTCCATGGATTCTGTGACGCTAGCTCGAAGGCGTATGCTGCGGTTATCTACGTAAATAGTGCCGCACAAGGAGATTTGTCTAATATGGCACTTGTTACTGCGAAAACCAAGGTGGCACCTGTGAAACAGATTACTATACCACGCTTGGAACTTTGTGCTGCCCACCTGCTGGTAGTCACTCTACGTCATGTGCAAAAGGCGCTCCATTTAGACAACGTCCCTTACACACTCTGGAGTGACTCAACTATAGTTTTGCATTGGATTCATAAACAACCGTCAGTATTGAAACAGTTCGTGGGTAATCGAGTTGCTTACATCCAGGCCCACACTAAGGTAGAATGTTGGCGACACGTTCGCTCCGAGTACAATCCGGCCGATTGTGCGAGTCGAGGAATTATGCCAGCACGCCTTCTGAATCATCCGCTATGGTGGACAGGTCCACCTCCTCGTTATATATGCATCGATAACGATCCAGTTGTACCAGAACTAACGGAGGAGCAACTCCAGGCACAGGCTCTGGAATGTCAACCTTTTCGTACTCTTATAACCACTCGCCAGGATCATCACCAATGTCTCATGACTTCTGCGTGTGGCCACCGAATTCCTCTCGTTGAGAAATTTAGCATACTTAGTCGTGTCCTTAATACAACAGCGCGACTAAGACGTTTCCTGCCATGTTACAAGGGTCAGAGGTCGAATATTGTGACAGCAGAGGAATACGAATGGGCTCTGCTTCTAACTGTTAAACAAGCTCAAGGTAAGGCATATAGACGAGAAATTAATGCTCTCAAATCGAATTCCAGGCTAGACAGTCGAAATCATCTGTTAGCCCTAAACCCATATGTGGATCCTGAAGGCATTTTGCGAGTAGGCGGGCGTCTCCGAAATGCTGCGATATCTAACGAACAACGACATCCAATGATTATTCCCAAGGGATCATTTGCTAACTTATTAATTGCTGATTCCCATAGACGGTGTCTTCATGGTGGCATCCAGCAAATGTTACAGTACCTGCGACGACGGTTTTGGATAATTCACGCGCGCTCGCAAGTAAAAGCATACATATGGAAATGTACCGTGTGTCGGAGACATCAGCGAATTCTCCAGAATCAACAAATGGCTTCGTTACCCCGCGAACGGGTATTTGCGGCTCCAGTTTTTTCAAATAGCGGCCTAGACTATTGTGGTCCGTTCCATGTACGCATTGGTAGTAGAAGATCGACTACAACACTTAAGACATATGCAGCTATATTCATCTGTATGGCCTCACGAGCAGTCCATATAGAACTTGCTGAGGATTTGAGTACGAGATCCTTCATAGACGTTTACGACCGATTTATCAGTCGCCGAGGTATTTGTGCCAAGCTCTTCAGCGACAATGGCACCCAGTTTGTAGGCGCTGATAGACAAATGCGTGAAGATGTGAAGGAATGGGTATCCTCATACGCGCAACAGCACGTTGCTCATGTTGGTACTCAATGGAAGTTCATTACTCCCGCTGCGCCACACCATGGCGGTATCTGGGAAGCAGCGGTCCGCTCAGCCAAGAAGCATTTACTTCGTATTATGGGCCAACAGTCACTGCGATATCATGAGTTATTGACCCTACTGACGAGGATTGAAGCTTGTCTTAATTCACGACCAATTATTGCTTTACATGATGACCCCGAAGGAGGACTAGCCTTAACGCCAGGTGATTTCATAATTGGCCGACCAATCAATTGCCGTCCTGAGCCACCGCTACCAGATATACCGCACAACCGCCTCCATTATTGGCAGCGCTTGCAAGGGATGTTCGAACATTTTTGGAAACGCTGGCAAAATGAATACCTGAATTCGCTTCAGGCCCGTAGCAAATGGATGAGACCTGAACCAAACCTCCAAATAGGAGATGTCGTAATTATTCGGAATGAGAATTTGCCACCTGCTTGCTGGCGCATGGGTCGTATCACGGACACCCATCCTGGTAGCGATGGTCTGGTCCGCGTCATCACGATAGAATATAATGGAGATCGGTTGACGGACGAAGGCATGTACGTCAAACGCCACTGTCAACGTCCTGTGCAAAAGGTGGTAAGACTCACCGGAATGCACGAAGAAATTCTGAACCGCGAGGGTTCAGCCGGGGAGGATGTTCAAGATTGAGATATTGTATAGGGTATAATTCCCCACCTAAGTTTGCATACGCTACGCCTATGGGACAAATATCGCCTGATTGTAGCGTTATTTCTTCTTTCCTTTGTTATTTTCATTCAGCTATTGACATataggcatacatatgtacatacatatgctagcGACGCTGAATGCTGCCTACTGTACATATGCACATCGCTAGCGTATGCTCTATTCCCGAAATCATAattagtttacatacatatatacatattaagtataAGCGCATCTATTCGCACCTACATAAATTGCATTACCTATTGATGtgcaatttcatttaaatgttgaccgcggctgcgtcttaggtggtccattcggaaagtccaattttgggcaactttttcgagcatttcggccggaatagcccaaatttcttcggaaatgttgtcttccaaagctggaatagttgctggcttatttctgtagactttagacttgacgtagccccacaaaaaatagtctaaaggcgttaaatcgcatgatcttggtggccaactgcccatgcatcccgaaaaatgcactgtttggtgtggtttgtacgctggtggaatcattggaccgtattttttcaaagatgctgttggacgcaacgttacggtgaatggcgatcgctatcgttcgatgctaacaaactttttgttgccaaaaatggaagaactgaacttggttgacatgtggtttcaacaagatggcactacatgccacacagctcgcgattctatggccattttgagggaaaacttcggagaacaattcatctcaagaaatggacccgtaagttggccaccaagatcatgcgatttaacgcctttagactatttttgtggggctacgtcaagtctaaagtctacagaaataagccagcaactattccagctttggaagacaacatttccgaagaaattcgggctattccggccgaaatgctcgaaaaagttgcccaaaattggactttccgaatggaccacccaagacgcagccgcggtcaacatttaaatgaaattatcttcaaaaagtaaatgtcatgaaccaatctaacgtttcaaataaagaaccgatgagattttgcaaattttatgcgtttttttttaaaaaaaaaagttatcaagcttttaaaaatcaccagtgtttaggggatgatacAAACCAAACTcggtcgatcatttcaatcattgaagcatgagtttgcatcacttcgggtattttctgctgatgcgaacgttcataaacaaatcaggtataagctgATCACTAGTGATATGAAGTTGTTCTCTACCGCTaatttgaagacaaacagttcgcttcgtgtacatgaactgaactgacagaatcagacagagtaacagatcagtacttaagtataaacaaaaatttattactcgttgcagttctctggtgcCTACTGAACAAGCGGCATATAATTGTGCTAAAAATAAAGTGGTGACGACAGGTAATACTCAACGCAGTTCCTTTTGTTTCATTGTAATCTTATACAGAGTGTAATAGAAGGAAAAATGAAGTaggaaacagtttttttttttattttatatagcaTGTCCCACTCGGTCAAAAGCCTGTtgtattccaaaaaatatttgtgtacgtATCAGTTTCGCGTCTACCTAACAATAAAATACCTAGATGCgacaatgttatatttttttgatgatgcTGGAAGAGGattgccatatacatataataataacacTGGTAAATAAAAATCCACTTGTTTTTTGTGACATGAACAGAACAAaacgtttatttaaaaaaaaaattgccgcaAATGCAGAAGATAGCTACAGATTTTTTCTATCAGCTTTAGTATTTTTCCTATGaggatttttgtaaaaaaaaaacagcgatagatatattatagttatattattttattaattaaagagtatcttaaaatgttactgtcgatgtttttcggcgacattttgtttttgaagaatCCCTTAACAATTTCCAGCAGTAATCGGCATGCAAACTGGCACTCCACTTACCTTGGTACCGTTTCTCCATATCAGAAATGTCTTGGTGGAACCGTTCCACATGTTTGTCTCTTACGGCCCTAAATTTTCGGGGAAAATCCAGATGGGAGTCCAGAAAGTGAACTTTAAGGAGCATGATGTAACACGTGTTTTTAAGGTAGTAAGTAGTTCAGTCACAAGATCTTTGTAATTGTCAGCTTtcacatttccaagaaaatttttaacaacgcttttaaaggcactccaggctcgtatttcagtttcattgagCATTTACTCAAATGTTTTATCTTTCATTAGTTCTCTTATTTTAAGACCCACAAATATGCCgtccttatttttttttcactgacTCTTGGAAATTTTTGATTCAGATACCCAAGAACCCTCTTCCATTTCTGTCCATTGCtttaacaaaattcttcattaaacccaatttaatatTCAAGGGTGGTAGTAATACATTTTTGCGATCAACTAGAGGTTCACTGGTAATGGGTTTTTGTCTCGGAGTGAGTGCTTGGCGTACTGGACACTGCTTATGTACATAATGACAATCTCTTGCACGGCTGTTCCATTCGCAAAGAAAGCAAACATATTTTGAATATCCTAGTTGCATTCGAAGAAGAAGGTCTATTACCTTTAGGTCTTCACATATTGCTCAACCATACTCATAATAACGTATATGCTCTAAAAGAACTCTCATATTCTCATATGATTCCTTCATATGAACCGCATGAGCTAAGGGCACAGAAGGATATTTGTTACCGTTATGAACCAATACCGCCTTAAACTAAGTTTAGAGGAATCAATGAATAGACGCTTATCATGTGGATCATGTTTTTGTCCCCTTCTTGAAGAAAGTAATTTGGGAGGCCTTACTGCCTTTTTCTGTAAAAGGTCCAACCTTTGAGTCTGGATGCTAAAAGTTCGGACTGCGATTTTGGAAGGCTTAGATCTCGAACTAAGTCATTAAGTGCACCCTGTGGAATTAGATACGGCACTGTTGAACATCctggtaaatcaaataaaaaatcaattgtcATTTCCTTTGTGGTTTCTGTAACATCGCTTGAAGAGCTAGTCGATTCTAGTTCCCCATCGAGACTCCAAGATTCTGGTGTTTTTAGAATAGGAGGTTGTTCACTGTGTTTGATAGGTCTTAAAGCTGATAATAAAGTTTTACAACAGATATGAGTGGCCCATGCTTTGTCTTGGTCCCCAACTTTAACACCAAAATACAGTTCGTAAGCTTTTAGCACAAGCGGAATAAAATTACGTCTTTGCGGTTTAAAAGTTAGTTCTCCGcacacataaaaaaaactgttggAACTATTTACGCAGTGCCTAGGCATTGTACCTAAATATCTTAAACAcagtaatttcaaaaatgtaaaaaaatgtgcACTCAAAAACGTTTTGCTATCCAAACATAGAACACGTAACCGATTCGGACACCGTTAGTCtacttataaattttgtaaaataaaatgatcgtAAAATACGCTGTTTACTTCAAACAAGCAGGCAGAACCGGTCTAAACCGGTTACAGAATATCTGTGGGTTATAGAAAAATGGTGTTGGTTTCCTCCtaaacagttttgaaaatttgttgatgtttatgcatttatgtataaagcTCCCTTCCTTTGGGAACCCTGTTATAATCTCTAGCAGCAATAAACTTACagccaaattttctaaaaaaaattaaataaaaaaatgtattataattaCATGCATTTAATACATCTGGAAGATTTGCAAAGT
Coding sequences within:
- the LOC126765914 gene encoding uncharacterized protein LOC126765914 — encoded protein: MFRQVEINPLHRKWQRILWRESPVEPLRSFELATVTYGMTSSPYNAIRSLRQCAVDNYSIVEDENRASTARNSILDGFYVDDYLESSDSLVEAVSCAHDVDAILRQGQFILGKWNSNCAKALHAITDPEKSEAEIELCDSNATVLGLHWNPLSDELFFKVTIEDSHTLPTKRSILSDVARLYDPIGILAPAVVLAKMFIQTLWRKDLNWDTPLPIELQDQWLEFRNGLHELARVRVPRWLSMSPHAFCTLHGFCDASSKAYAAVIYVNSAAQGDLSNMALVTAKTKVAPVKQITIPRLELCAAHLLVVTLRHVQKALHLDNVPYTLWSDSTIVLHWIHKQPSVLKQFVGNRVAYIQAHTKVECWRHVRSEYNPADCASRGIMPARLLNHPLWWTGPPPRYICIDNDPVVPELTEEQLQAQALECQPFRTLITTRQDHHQCLMTSACGHRIPLVEKFSILSRVLNTTARLRRFLPCYKGQRSNIVTAEEYEWALLLTVKQAQGKAYRREINALKSNSRLDSRNHLLALNPYVDPEGILRVGGRLRNAAISNEQRHPMIIPKGSFANLLIADSHRRCLHGGIQQMLQYLRRRFWIIHARSQVKAYIWKCTVCRRHQRILQNQQMASLPRERVFAAPVFSNSGLDYCGPFHVRIGSRRSTTTLKTYAAIFICMASRAVHIELAEDLSTRSFIDVYDRFISRRGICAKLFSDNGTQFVGADRQMREDVKEWVSSYAQQHVAHVGTQWKFITPAAPHHGGIWEAAVRSAKKHLLRIMGQQSLRYHELLTLLTRIEACLNSRPIIALHDDPEGGLALTPGDFIIGRPINCRPEPPLPDIPHNRLHYWQRLQGMFEHFWKRWQNEYLNSLQARSKWMRPEPNLQIGDVVIIRNENLPPACWRMGRITDTHPGSDGLVRVITIEYNGDRLTDEGMYVKRHCQRPVQKVVRLTGMHEEILNREGSAGEDVQD